The stretch of DNA TGCCCGGCGATCCGGACGACAGCCACAGCCGCTATCTGGAGGCGGAGGTTGACGGGCTGGTCGTCGCCTCAATCTATCTGCCCAACGGCAATCCGGTGCCGGGGCCGAAGTTCGATTACAAGCTTGCCTGGATGGACCGGCTGATCGCCCATGCCCGCACTCTGCTGGCCGAAGAGGTGCCGGTGGTGCTCGCGGGCGATTACAATGTCATCCCGACCGATGCCGATGTCTATTCGCCCGCTGCGATGGCCGATGATGCGCTGATGCAGCCGCAGAGCCGCGCGGCGCTCCGGCGGCTGGTGCATCAGGGCTGGACCGATGCGCTGCGCGCCCGCCATCCGGTCGGCCCGCTCTGGACCTTCTGGGACTATCAGGCCGGGGCCTGGGCGCGCGATGCGGGTTTTCGCATCGATCATCTGCTGCTCAGCCCGCAGGCGGCCGACCGGCTGGCCGATGCCGGTGTCGACCGCGCCTATCGCGGGCGTGAAAAGGCCAGCGACCATG from Sphingomonas changnyeongensis encodes:
- the xth gene encoding exodeoxyribonuclease III, whose translation is MRIATYNVNGIKARLPRLLEWLEEQRPDIACLQELKSSDDTFPEAEIRAAGYGAVWHGQKGFNGVAVLARGRDPVERQRGLPGDPDDSHSRYLEAEVDGLVVASIYLPNGNPVPGPKFDYKLAWMDRLIAHARTLLAEEVPVVLAGDYNVIPTDADVYSPAAMADDALMQPQSRAALRRLVHQGWTDALRARHPVGPLWTFWDYQAGAWARDAGFRIDHLLLSPQAADRLADAGVDRAYRGREKASDHAPVWAVIAD